One Bacteroidota bacterium genomic window, TTTTCCCTATTAAGTTTGATGTACAGCGAAGCAACGATTACTTTACTAATCTTATAAAAGAAGATCCCGCATTAAAAAAATTTGCTACTCAACTGGAAGACGCCTTTTATTATTTTGAACGATATAAGCAATTACCCGTGGTGATGATCGATGATAAAGGAGCTTATAAAATTCCAGGCACTCCTCCCAGGAAATCAGCAGCCGTTTCAGAAAGGCTATTGGTAAAAAAATCGACGGCACAGCATCGTACAAGAAATATTCCTGTACTTGCAGATGCCGTGCATCAATGGCCACAGTATGAAGGTGGCGCCAATGCATTGATGCAATATCTTGATAACCTCGGCAGGGAAATGGTTGAGTTATTACCTAATGGAATTAATAAAGCTTATGTGCAGATGGAGTTCATAATTGATACGGATGGTGTGCCTGTAAACTTTAAAGTGCTGCGTGGGATAACCGATATTGATTTTATTGATGAGATAATCAATCGAATGGAAAAGATGCCCAATTGGCAACCCGCCATGCTTAATGATAAACCTGTTGCTAAAAAAATGGTGCAGACCGTAACGGTTGAACTTCCCGTGAAAAAAGAAGATTGGTAACTACTGCATCAAGGATTGAACAGTATCTGGCGTCCTTTGCTGCAGTATAATTTTTTTTCCTTCAGCTAATTTTTCAAACACTTCCCTTGTATAATGCCTGATGGTGAGTAGTGAAAGATCCCTGGTGACCTGCACGTCAAAAATCTCCGAAGCTTCGAGTGCAAGCTTTTCAATTTTCTCTGGCCAATTGTCCAATACGGCAGTAAAACTGATAGCCCCATTCTGCGTCAGGTTGGGTTTGAGCTTGTATTTTTCAAATAGATGGTAGAGTGTTCCGGTATGCTGTTCGCTTACAAAAGAGAAATCCCTTGAACTCATTTCCATCATCACCTGGTTCTCTTTAAGCACAATAATCGGTGGCAAACTCTTTACGGAATGACTATGAATTACAGTGCCTTGCAGCCTAGGATTGAGAAAGCATTTTACATACATAGGAATCCCCTTATTCTGCAAAGGTTTGATGGTTTTAGGGTGAATGACCTGTGCTCCATAGTATGCCATTTCAATTACTTCGTTATAATTCAGTTCATGAATAGGCTGAGCTTCCGGAAATTTCTTTGGGTCAGCATTCATTACACTTTCCACGTCCTTCCAGATGGTAAGGCCATCGGCATTTAGCATATTAGCAAATACAGAGGCGGTATAATCACTTCCTTCACGGCCCAGGGTTGTGCTTTCATTTTCATCGGTTGAGCCGATAAAGCCCTGTGTTAATACAATATTGGTTTTTTGAAATAAGGGGTTAATTAGCTCATCAATTTTGTGGCTGGTTTCTTCCCAGTTAATCGTTGCTTCACGAAAATTATCATCTGTTCTTATTATATCTCTTACATCAATCCATTGATTGGTTACGCCGGCTTCATTTAAATAGTGACTTACAATGGCTGTTGAAAGCATTTCGCCACAACAAACAACCTGGTCATAATAATAATCATACTCACGAACCGGTTTGTCGTGCAGCAGCCATTCCACTTCAGTAAAAAAATCAAGTAATTGTTGTTCGCATGCCAAAGCATTTTGTACCAACAGGTATTTTGCAGTTGTAAGATGTTGCTGTTTTACCTGTTCAAACAAACTAAGGGCTTCTTCATTTTTATTATTGCAGAATGCTTCCACCACTTTTTCCAAAGCATTGGTGGTTTTGCCCATAGCGGAAATGACTACCAGAATCTTTTTATCATTGTATTGCTTTAATATGCCGGCTACATTTTTAATCCTGTCTACACTATTGACTGAAGCACCACCGAATTTAAAAACCTGCATGAGTTATTTAATGTTTGATATTGAAGACCTGCTTACCGTCAGGCAGGTTGTGTATTTGTAATTTGCAAAGATAAGATGCAATTGCTACTGAGATTCGAAAAGGAAATGAGTTTTCAAATATGCTGAATAGAATTGCTGCAGTACAAGAGTGCGACGCAACAAAAGTATAATAGTAGCGGTGAAGTTTGGTACAATTCATTCATCATTTATAATTCATAACTTCCTCAGTAGTGCCATCTCACGAATGCTTCCATCGCTGCATAGTGAGTAAGGCCGAGGTCGGCATAAAGATTCGCTGTTGCTGCATTACGTTCTTCAGCCCGTTGCCAGAATTCTCTTGAATCGCTTCCCTGGAAGGGAACCATATCTTTTTGTGACTGATGAATAAAAATTCCGAAACGTTTTTTGAGTACCTGGTCGGGACTCATCGGTATGGCCATCTCAATTTCTTCAATATTCCATTCCTGCCATGCGCCTTTATAGAGCCAGAGCCAGCAATCATTGATCCATTCGTCGCCGGCAGCTTTAATTCGTTTTAATGACTCCACTACCACATTGAAGCAAACAATATGTGTACCATGAGGATCTGCAAAATCACCTGCACAAAACACTTGCTGCGGCTTTATGGTGCGAAGCAGTTCCATGGTAAGCTTCACATCTTTCTCACTCATTGGTTTTTTCTCTATCGCCCCGGTCTCGTAAAAAGGAAGATTTTGAAAATGTATATTCTCATCTTTGATACCTACATAACGGCAAGTTGCTTTTGCCTCACATTGCCTGATCAATCCTTTGATTGAACGGATGGTTGGTGTATCCATCTGGTTCGATCTTTTGCGGGAAATATATTTTCTTGCTTCAACCAAAATCTTATCAGATTTATTTGTATCAATGCCGGCTATTGCTTCAAAGCCTACTGCAAAATCAAGAAATCTTGTTACGAATTCATCTGTTACTGCAATATTCCCTGAAGTTTGATAAGCTACATGTACATCATTGCCCTGGTCATGCAAACGCTGAAATGTACCACCCATACTAATGATATCATCATCGGGGTGAGGGGAGAAGATAACACAACGTTTGGGATAGGGCTCTGAACGTTCAGGATGATGGGGAATATTTGCATTCGGTTTTCCTCCCGGCCACCCGGTAATGGAATCACGCAACATATAATAGACTTTAAGGTTGATCTCGTATGCATCACCTTCTTCCACCAGCAGATCACTAAGACCATATTCATTATAATCACTATTCGTTAAACTAAGTACTGGTTTTTTTAATTTCAATGCCATGTTCACCACAGCTTTCTTGATCATTTTTGGTGTCCATTCACATTCACCGGTAAGCCATGGTGATTTAAAACGTGTCAACTCTGACGCAGCTGCTTCATCAATATAAAAGGATACATCATCATGATTTTGTAATAAAGATGCGGGCACAGATTCGGAATCATCATCTTCAACAGATTGTTTTATAACCGCCGCCTTACCAGAACCCCATGCCATTAAGATGATCTTTTTTGCTTTCATTATCTCGCCAATACCCATAGTGATGGCAAGACGGGGGACTTCTGAAATATTTGCAAACTCGTATGCATTTGCAATACGGGTGGAGTTATCAAGTGTAATTAATCTTGTTTTGGAATAAATGCCTGAACCTGGTTCATTGAAACCGATATGACCATTATTACCAATACCGAGGATCTGTAAGTCAATACCGCCTGCATCTTCAACCATTTTTTCGTATTGGCGTGAATGTTCCTTTATTTTTTCTTTTGGTATTTCCCCATTAGGGATATGAATGTTTTTAGGATCTATATCAACATGATTAAAAAGATGTACCCGCATGAACCGGTTATAACTCTGCAATGCATTATTATTGATCGGGTAGTATTCATCAAGATTAAAAGTGATGACATTTTTGAAACTGAGTTTTTCTTCCTTATGCATTCTTACCAGTTCAACATAAAGTGTTTTTGGAGTAGAGCCAGTAGCAAGTCCTAATACACATTTTTCTTTTTTTGATTGCTTGTCACGGATCAGTGCAGCAATTTCTTTAGCTACTTCTACAGAACCTTTTTTTAGATCAGGGAAAATCTTAACCGGGATTTTTTCGAATGAATCAACCATGCTCATGGTAGCAATAATTTAAGTGTAAAAATACAAAATGATAAGTCAATGGTCGTGATAAACTGCTGCAAGGCTTAATTCACTTCAATTTCACTAACAAACAGCCATGCTTTGTTACCAGCACCGGGATTTCCTTCCGGTATTCCGCCCCAGTTTCTTAAAATCACTTTTATATACCGTGCATTTCTTTCAGCAAACTCCACTTTCATTGTACCAGTTTCAAGTCCTTTAATCTTTACATTAAAATCATCCGTTAAACCAACTGATGTAAAGTCAGTGCCATTTTCTGAAACAAATACTTCAAATGTCTGAGGTTGCCATATCCAGCTTCCTTTCTCTCTTAAAACATGTGCCACCACATTTTTAATTTTTTGTGATGATCCAAGATCGATCGTGGCTTCGCAATTACCACCAGAGAAGCCAAGGTATTCACGGCTTTTTGTCATTCCTTTTTCATTCACCACGCCATTTACTAATGTAAATGCGCCATCACCTGGATAACTTTGGGATGGTTCCATTTTTAAATCGATCTTCTTCCCGGTTGCTTTATTAAAACTGAATGTTTGATATACAGGATTGCTAATTGATTTGCTGCCTGACATTGTTGTTGCTGCTAAGATCATAGAACTATTTACTGGTACTGGCGTTGTATAAGTTTTTCCATCCTTATATGTCGGCGCCGCAATCATTCCGGCTGTATGTGTGATATATTTAATTTCAACACCAGGTTGTTTTGATTCAAGTTTCCATTGCACGCCATTATTATCAAGCGAAGGAATTACTGAAGATTTAATATCAAACAAAGCTTTGCTATAATTTGCTTTCCAGAATTCATATCTTTTGAGTTGATCAAGTAACCTCGGTTCAAATTCATTCCAGTCTCTTTTTTCTTTAGGGCTCCACAGCACTTCACTTAATGCAGCTAATCTTGGAAATAACGTGTATTCCACTTTCTTAGGGTTCGTTATGTATTCTGTCCACAGATTGGCCTGTGCTCCTAAAACATATTTTGCTTGATCTGCATTTAGCTCTTTTGGTACCGGTTCATAAGCATATACTTTTTCTATGGGGTTATAGCCACCAAATGTTACCGAATCTTCATTTTCGCTTTGGCTATGATCAAAATAAACAGGATCACCCGGTGTCATGATCACTTCATGTTTTTGTTTTGCTGCTTCAATTCCACCAGCTTCACCCCGCCAGCTCATTACAATTGCATTCGGTGCTAATCCGCCTTCGAGTATTTCATCCCAGCCAATTAATGTTTTTCCTTTTTTATTCAGGTATTTTTCCATTCGCTGTATAAAATAACTCTGCAGCTCATGTTCATCAACCAGCTTATTCGCTTCCATTCTTTTCTGGCAGGAGGGACAACGTTTCCAGTTTTCTTTAGGAGATTCATCACCCCCAACATGAATATATTTTCCGGGAAAAAGCTGAACTACTTCATCAATTACATCTTCCAGAAATTTAAATGTTTCTTCTTTGCCTGCACAAAACACATCGTCAAACACTCCCCAAGTTTCCTGTACCAGTTTACCGGGCTTTGATGTTACCATTGGCGAGATCAGCATTGAACTTTTTTGAGATATCATACCGGGCGGAATCTTTGTTGATTCATCCGGGAAACAACTCAGTGAAGGATAAGCAGCAATAGCAGCGCTGCCATGACCGGGCATTTCTATTTCAGGTACTATTGTTACGAAACGATCAGCAGCATACTTTACTACTTCCTTTATTTGTTCTTGAGTATAAAAACCAGTATGTGGAATATTATCACTGCCGCTACCCGGAAAGCGGCCAATAATGGATCCATTTCTGACTGAACCAACTTCAGTCAATCTTGGATATTTTTTTATTTCAATTCGCCAGCCCTGGTCTTCTGTTAAATGCCAATGGAAATAATTCATTTTATGCAATGCGATATAGTCAATATATTTTTTTATAAAATCAACAGGCATAAAATGGCGCCCCACATCCAAATGCAAACCACGATAGACAAATCGGGGGTAATCTGTGATTGTTAATTGTGATATTGAAAGTTTTATTGTCTGTGGTGTTTTGGAAGGAGTGGGTATGGGTAATAACTGAATCAGGGTTTGAAAACCATAAAATAAGCCGGTTCTATTCCTGGCAGAAATGGAAATATGATTTTTTGTAACTATTAATGAATATTTACCCTCAATAGTA contains:
- a CDS encoding aspartate kinase — encoded protein: MQVFKFGGASVNSVDRIKNVAGILKQYNDKKILVVISAMGKTTNALEKVVEAFCNNKNEEALSLFEQVKQQHLTTAKYLLVQNALACEQQLLDFFTEVEWLLHDKPVREYDYYYDQVVCCGEMLSTAIVSHYLNEAGVTNQWIDVRDIIRTDDNFREATINWEETSHKIDELINPLFQKTNIVLTQGFIGSTDENESTTLGREGSDYTASVFANMLNADGLTIWKDVESVMNADPKKFPEAQPIHELNYNEVIEMAYYGAQVIHPKTIKPLQNKGIPMYVKCFLNPRLQGTVIHSHSVKSLPPIIVLKENQVMMEMSSRDFSFVSEQHTGTLYHLFEKYKLKPNLTQNGAISFTAVLDNWPEKIEKLALEASEIFDVQVTRDLSLLTIRHYTREVFEKLAEGKKIILQQRTPDTVQSLMQ
- the nagB gene encoding glucosamine-6-phosphate deaminase, with translation MSMVDSFEKIPVKIFPDLKKGSVEVAKEIAALIRDKQSKKEKCVLGLATGSTPKTLYVELVRMHKEEKLSFKNVITFNLDEYYPINNNALQSYNRFMRVHLFNHVDIDPKNIHIPNGEIPKEKIKEHSRQYEKMVEDAGGIDLQILGIGNNGHIGFNEPGSGIYSKTRLITLDNSTRIANAYEFANISEVPRLAITMGIGEIMKAKKIILMAWGSGKAAVIKQSVEDDDSESVPASLLQNHDDVSFYIDEAAASELTRFKSPWLTGECEWTPKMIKKAVVNMALKLKKPVLSLTNSDYNEYGLSDLLVEEGDAYEINLKVYYMLRDSITGWPGGKPNANIPHHPERSEPYPKRCVIFSPHPDDDIISMGGTFQRLHDQGNDVHVAYQTSGNIAVTDEFVTRFLDFAVGFEAIAGIDTNKSDKILVEARKYISRKRSNQMDTPTIRSIKGLIRQCEAKATCRYVGIKDENIHFQNLPFYETGAIEKKPMSEKDVKLTMELLRTIKPQQVFCAGDFADPHGTHIVCFNVVVESLKRIKAAGDEWINDCWLWLYKGAWQEWNIEEIEMAIPMSPDQVLKKRFGIFIHQSQKDMVPFQGSDSREFWQRAEERNAATANLYADLGLTHYAAMEAFVRWHY
- a CDS encoding beta-N-acetylhexosaminidase, producing the protein MRICLLLSVFLFSINSLTQGIKIIPQPVELFVSAAPEKFTINSKTKIVFGHGYGLEKEADFFNEYLKKFYNLKLEVYGRQDSSIINNSIMISRSPLPSSDTIEGKYSLIVTKNHISISARNRTGLFYGFQTLIQLLPIPTPSKTPQTIKLSISQLTITDYPRFVYRGLHLDVGRHFMPVDFIKKYIDYIALHKMNYFHWHLTEDQGWRIEIKKYPRLTEVGSVRNGSIIGRFPGSGSDNIPHTGFYTQEQIKEVVKYAADRFVTIVPEIEMPGHGSAAIAAYPSLSCFPDESTKIPPGMISQKSSMLISPMVTSKPGKLVQETWGVFDDVFCAGKEETFKFLEDVIDEVVQLFPGKYIHVGGDESPKENWKRCPSCQKRMEANKLVDEHELQSYFIQRMEKYLNKKGKTLIGWDEILEGGLAPNAIVMSWRGEAGGIEAAKQKHEVIMTPGDPVYFDHSQSENEDSVTFGGYNPIEKVYAYEPVPKELNADQAKYVLGAQANLWTEYITNPKKVEYTLFPRLAALSEVLWSPKEKRDWNEFEPRLLDQLKRYEFWKANYSKALFDIKSSVIPSLDNNGVQWKLESKQPGVEIKYITHTAGMIAAPTYKDGKTYTTPVPVNSSMILAATTMSGSKSISNPVYQTFSFNKATGKKIDLKMEPSQSYPGDGAFTLVNGVVNEKGMTKSREYLGFSGGNCEATIDLGSSQKIKNVVAHVLREKGSWIWQPQTFEVFVSENGTDFTSVGLTDDFNVKIKGLETGTMKVEFAERNARYIKVILRNWGGIPEGNPGAGNKAWLFVSEIEVN